In Triticum aestivum cultivar Chinese Spring chromosome 5B, IWGSC CS RefSeq v2.1, whole genome shotgun sequence, the following proteins share a genomic window:
- the LOC123117919 gene encoding F-box protein SKIP19-like codes for METDWSKLAQDALCLVFVKLGAVEVLTGAGLVCRSWLQAAKLPDPLWQSLDMDHLHSKLPLKNKPNLRAMAKEAVDRASGRLEAFTAEWFVDDELLGYIASRSPSLRSLKLVDCSITNGVLMDLLDCCPYLEVLYVSDCCNIIIDGALLDKCGRISALTLIRFYYECCRLAW; via the exons ATGGAGACAGACTGGTCGAAGCTGGCCCAGGACGCGCTCTGTCTGGTCTTCGTCAAGCTCGGCGCCGTGGAGGTCCTCACGGGTGCTGGCCTCGTGTGCCGCTCGTGGCTCCAGGCGGCCAAGCTGCCTGATCCCCTCTGGCAGTCTCTGGACATGGATCACCTCCACAGCAAGTTGCCCCTGAAGAACAAACCAAACCTGCGCGCGATGGCAAAGGAGGCTGTGGACCGCGCTAGCGGGCGGCTCGAGGCATTCACGGCTGAATGGTTCGTTGACGATGAGCTGCTCGGCTACATCGCGTCGAG GTCGCCGTCTCTAAGGAGCCTCAAGCTAGTCGACTGCAGCATCACGAATGGTGTATTGATGGATCTCCTGGACTGCTGCCCCTACCTGGAGGTTCTTTACGTCAGCGACTGCTGCAATATCATCATAGATGGCGCCCTGCTAGACAAGTGTGGCCGGATCAGTGCATTGACGCTCATCCGCTTTTACTATGAGTGTTGTCGATTAGCATGGTGA